One stretch of Geitlerinema sp. PCC 9228 DNA includes these proteins:
- a CDS encoding hybrid sensor histidine kinase/response regulator encodes MAEQHHEQRQGPEVGIAELKSLDALFKNLETESEEFDQEWEEDISDAQSPVDFSEFEDELSTGQPDFQSLLDVDSESEQEEESTDSDDEGAQEDFMGLFGDILPGDSENQAAAGATEPAAPLSSPWGEADDEIEEFLDFDDPSPAEVADDAAREAADTSDFEDLFAVSDEESGNETPQVSPSTTAGAAADKSQLSSAPSQTAAENKQPSSPPVGEDDFEDLLAIADEPTSAASGDLGESGESDRDSGSNLDFFQELESTLSSESETTSQETTTSGETDEDLWRAMFGSSAGEDTEERVAPSARWTMSDTDEDSEEDLESLFKDAEEFATPDAEGEATTKEESANLDEDWSSFWSQETAANSSEDPWQWEASDTGAWEDLFGGEASPEATPGAAGATASSGSSDGFAQLEKLLSGVPAVAIADDPVFQELRTLLGETPPGETTPSATGSETAAPSSSTAEESASSQATPTEVPKKQEDIPDEDLEKLLHAAEGNIAASNTRPTGRSSGGGDTQPTRRNRAFEQTMRVPIKQLDNLSNLVGELVVNRNSLEQNQERLRQFLDNLLHQVQNLGDAGQRMQDLYERSLLEISLLSSNRSAYGQYQSNESKQSASQDSQQEQESNDGDENNNGSRNKHHSGEEFDALEMDRFTGFHTLSQEIIELIVRVREASSDIVFLVDETEQVTRQLRQITTQVQEGLTRSRMVPFAQTADRLPRGVRDNAKKFGKKVELVVEGRDTLIDKMLVEQLYDPITHLVNNAVAHGIETPDQRERNGKSPVGRITIRAFHQGNQTVISVADDGAGINSEKVKTKALQKGVITQEQANKMPRNELYNLLFLPGFTTKDSADDLAGRGVGMDVVRTKLSELRGHISTDSALGKGTTFTIRLPLTLSISKALCCINDRARIAFPIDGVEDTIEISKNQIETDSKNGGSYVAWRDLSIPYKSLKELLVYQRPLGRSSVYSGHDEDEEQISVVILRSAGNYLAVKVDQVLGEQEIVIKQLEGPVPKPVGIAGATVMGDGKIVAIADVLELIDLACGRRRSEPVGTLWEEPQSAEPSEPEATTEKAEPTVLIVDDSITVRELLSMTFKKAGYRVQQARDGKEAWEKMRSGIPCDLVFCDIEMPRMDGLELLSRMQKDSQLSDLPIAMLTSRGADRHRQMAMQMGAKGYFTKPYLEETLLEAAQRMLRGESLANT; translated from the coding sequence GTGGCTGAGCAACATCACGAACAAAGACAAGGACCAGAAGTGGGCATTGCCGAGCTGAAAAGCTTGGATGCTCTGTTTAAAAATTTAGAAACGGAATCGGAAGAGTTCGACCAAGAATGGGAAGAAGATATTTCCGACGCCCAAAGCCCGGTGGATTTTTCCGAGTTTGAGGACGAACTATCCACTGGACAGCCGGATTTTCAGTCGCTGTTGGATGTGGACAGCGAGAGCGAACAAGAGGAAGAAAGCACCGACAGCGATGACGAGGGCGCGCAAGAAGATTTTATGGGCTTGTTTGGCGACATTTTGCCTGGAGACTCGGAAAACCAAGCTGCTGCTGGGGCTACGGAACCGGCGGCACCGCTATCATCCCCATGGGGGGAAGCAGACGACGAAATTGAAGAGTTTTTAGACTTCGACGACCCATCGCCGGCAGAAGTCGCCGATGATGCCGCCAGGGAGGCGGCGGATACGAGCGATTTTGAAGATTTATTTGCGGTCAGTGACGAAGAGTCCGGCAACGAGACGCCGCAGGTTTCTCCAAGCACGACGGCAGGGGCAGCGGCGGACAAGAGCCAGCTCAGCAGTGCCCCCAGCCAGACAGCCGCCGAGAACAAACAACCATCCTCTCCACCGGTAGGGGAAGACGATTTTGAAGATTTGCTGGCGATCGCGGACGAACCCACTTCGGCAGCCAGCGGCGACTTGGGAGAGTCTGGGGAAAGCGATCGCGACAGTGGGTCCAATTTGGATTTCTTCCAAGAACTAGAATCCACCCTTTCCTCAGAAAGCGAAACCACCAGTCAAGAAACTACGACCTCTGGGGAAACTGATGAGGATTTGTGGCGTGCCATGTTTGGTAGCAGTGCCGGGGAAGATACCGAAGAACGGGTAGCCCCCTCGGCGCGTTGGACCATGAGCGATACCGATGAGGATAGCGAGGAAGACCTAGAAAGCCTGTTTAAAGACGCGGAAGAATTTGCCACCCCAGACGCCGAAGGAGAAGCCACTACCAAGGAAGAATCCGCCAACCTAGATGAAGATTGGTCGAGTTTTTGGTCCCAGGAAACGGCCGCCAACAGCAGCGAAGATCCCTGGCAGTGGGAAGCATCAGATACCGGTGCTTGGGAAGATTTGTTTGGTGGCGAAGCCTCCCCAGAAGCAACACCAGGGGCGGCTGGGGCTACAGCAAGCAGCGGCAGCTCGGATGGATTTGCCCAGCTAGAGAAGCTGCTGTCAGGAGTTCCCGCCGTCGCGATCGCTGATGACCCCGTTTTTCAAGAGTTGAGGACCCTATTGGGAGAGACCCCCCCAGGGGAAACCACACCATCGGCAACCGGCAGCGAAACCGCGGCCCCAAGCTCAAGCACTGCTGAAGAGAGTGCCAGCAGCCAGGCAACGCCCACCGAAGTGCCCAAAAAACAGGAAGATATTCCCGACGAAGACCTGGAGAAACTCTTACACGCGGCGGAGGGCAACATTGCCGCCAGCAATACCCGCCCCACCGGTCGTTCCAGTGGCGGTGGCGATACGCAACCCACCAGACGCAATCGGGCATTCGAGCAAACCATGCGGGTGCCCATCAAACAGTTGGACAATCTGAGCAACTTGGTTGGGGAGTTGGTGGTCAACCGCAACAGCTTGGAACAAAACCAAGAACGCCTGCGCCAGTTTTTGGATAACTTGCTCCACCAGGTGCAAAACTTGGGGGATGCCGGACAGCGGATGCAGGATCTCTACGAGCGATCGCTGCTGGAAATTTCCCTGCTCTCTAGCAACCGGAGTGCCTACGGACAGTACCAAAGTAACGAATCCAAACAATCTGCTTCCCAAGATAGCCAGCAAGAGCAAGAAAGCAACGACGGCGATGAAAACAACAACGGTTCGCGGAACAAGCACCATTCCGGGGAAGAATTCGACGCCCTGGAAATGGACCGGTTTACTGGTTTCCATACCCTATCCCAAGAAATTATCGAGCTGATCGTACGGGTACGGGAAGCCTCCTCCGACATTGTCTTCTTGGTAGATGAAACCGAGCAGGTAACGCGGCAGCTGCGGCAAATTACCACCCAAGTCCAAGAAGGCTTGACGCGATCGCGCATGGTGCCTTTCGCCCAAACCGCCGACCGCTTGCCCCGCGGCGTCCGAGATAACGCCAAGAAATTTGGCAAAAAAGTGGAACTGGTGGTGGAAGGTCGCGACACCCTCATCGACAAAATGCTGGTGGAACAGTTGTACGACCCCATCACCCACCTGGTTAACAACGCCGTTGCCCACGGTATTGAAACTCCCGACCAGCGCGAACGCAATGGCAAATCCCCCGTCGGTCGCATCACCATTCGTGCTTTCCACCAAGGCAACCAAACCGTCATTTCTGTAGCCGACGACGGTGCCGGCATCAACTCCGAAAAAGTGAAAACCAAAGCCCTGCAAAAAGGAGTCATTACCCAAGAACAAGCCAACAAAATGCCCCGCAACGAGCTGTACAACCTGCTCTTTTTACCAGGGTTTACCACTAAAGACAGCGCCGACGATTTAGCCGGTCGCGGTGTGGGCATGGACGTGGTTCGCACCAAACTTAGCGAACTGCGAGGGCACATCAGCACCGATTCTGCCCTGGGCAAAGGCACCACTTTCACCATTCGCTTGCCTTTGACCCTGAGCATTTCCAAAGCTCTATGCTGTATCAACGACCGCGCCCGCATTGCCTTCCCCATCGATGGTGTAGAAGACACCATTGAAATAAGCAAAAACCAAATCGAAACCGACTCGAAAAACGGCGGTTCCTACGTTGCCTGGCGCGACCTCTCCATTCCGTACAAATCTTTGAAAGAACTGTTGGTGTACCAACGACCTTTGGGGCGTAGTTCTGTCTACAGCGGTCACGACGAAGACGAAGAGCAAATTTCTGTCGTCATTTTGCGCAGTGCCGGCAATTACCTGGCTGTGAAAGTCGATCAAGTTCTGGGAGAACAGGAAATCGTAATCAAACAGCTAGAAGGTCCGGTTCCCAAACCCGTAGGCATTGCCGGTGCCACAGTTATGGGGGATGGCAAAATTGTTGCTATTGCCGACGTTTTGGAACTCATCGACCTAGCTTGCGGACGCCGTCGCAGCGAACCTGTGGGCACCCTTTGGGAAGAACCGCAATCCGCAGAACCCAGCGAACCCGAAGCCACCACCGAAAAAGCCGAACCAACAGTTTTGATTGTGGACGACTCGATTACCGTACGCGAGTTGCTTTCCATGACCTTCAAAAAAGCCGGATACCGAGTTCAACAAGCCCGCGATGGCAAGGAAGCTTGGGAGAAAATGCGTTCGGGAATTCCTTGCGATTTGGTCTTCTGCGACATCGAAATGCCGCGCATGGATGGTTTGGAATTGCTCTCGCGCATGCAGAAAGATTCCCAACTCAGCGATTTGCCCATCGCCATGCTTACTTCCCGCGGTGCCGACCGTCACCGGCAAATGGCTATGCAAATGGGGGCGAAGGGATACTTCACCAAACCCTATCTGGAAGAAACGCTTTTGGAAGCTGCCCAACGCATGTTGCGCGGAGAAAGCTTGGCAAATACATAA